Proteins from a single region of Hermetia illucens chromosome 3, iHerIll2.2.curated.20191125, whole genome shotgun sequence:
- the LOC119652372 gene encoding adipocyte plasma membrane-associated protein-like, which translates to MSNIMGFFKLLGISLIILFAIIFLPGLPPWMTFPFESYRVTPPHELVGSFMPNNYLDNAEHILVGKVNGPEGLIAKDNIWFTSNNGGEVLRIDGEEVTVLAKFGESCELPYEEAKCGRPLGLAFDTIGNNLIVADGYYGLWSVDLVNGDKTLLISPRQTLDGLLKRPAKVFNGVAVDKKGVIYWTDSSSDYGFEDGFFAMLANPSGRLFRYCRWMNASTMLLDGINFANGIALSPNEEFLVVAETGSSQLLKLHLRGPFKGQKEIFSTALPGNPDNLSPDSKGIWVPLVMARDSENPAVFQLISIYPRIRRFILRIFALFELPFRMWNAILPNVFCKKVLYATVSFNSFIELVPTRTTVLRIDWEGNVVGVLHGYDKSIRFISQVLQEGEALYLGSPFNDFIGKITLPKDFKVISIEKDSYDKNRVKQNREHDEL; encoded by the exons ATGTCTAATATCATGGGCTTTTTCAAACTGTTGGGAATCTCTTTAATAATTCTTTTTGCTATTATCTTTTTACCTGGATTGCCGCCATGGATGACATTTCCATTTGAATCTTATCG TGTTACTCCTCCACACGAACTCGTTGGTTCATTCATGCCGAACAATTATCTGGACAACGCTGAACATATTTTGGTCGGGAAAGTGAATGGCCCTGAAGGTTTGATTGCAAAGGATAATATTTGGTTCACTTCAAATAACGGCGGTGAGGTCTTAAGGATCGATGGTGAGGAGGTGACAGTTTTAGCAAAGTTTGGAGAATCTTGCG AATTACCCTATGAGGAGGCAAAATGTGGGCGGCCATTGGGGTTGGCATTCGACACTATCGgcaacaatctaattgttgCAGATGGATATTATGGCCTCTGGTCAGTGGATCTAGTCAACGGAGATAAAACCCTGCTAATTTCCCCTCGACAAACTTTAGATGGTCTTTTGAAGAGGCCAGCTAAAGTATTCAATGGAGTTGCGGTTGATAAAAAAGGTGTAATTTACTGGACGGATTCATCATCTGACTACGGGTTCGAAGATGGATTTTTTGCGATGCTTGCTAATCCTTCTGGAAG ACTTTTCAGGTATTGCCGCTGGATGAATGCGTCAACAATGCTTCTAGATGGAATCAACTTTGCCAATGGTATCGCTCTTAGTCCTAATGAAGAATTTCTTGTTGTTGCTGAGACTGGCTCATCGCAGCTTTTAAAATTACATTTACGAGGTCCTTTCAAGGGGCAAAAGGAAATTTTCTCTACAGCACTTCCTGGGAACCCAGATAACCTCTCCCCGGATTCCAAAGGCATTTGGGTCCCTTTAGTAATGGCCCGCGACTCTGAAAACCCAGCAGTTTTCCAGTTGATCTCTATTTATCCTCGTATACGTCGATTCATCTTACGAATATTTGCACTTTTTGAGTTACCTTTCCGCATGTGGAATGCCATCCTGCCTAACGTGTTTTGTAAAAAAGTTCTTTACGCGACCGTAAGTTTTAACAGTTTCATCGAGTTAGTGCCTACCCGAACGACCGTGTTACGTATTGATTGGGAAGGAAATGTGGTCGGTGTACTACATGGCTATGATAAGTCGATTCGCTTCATTTCACAAGTCCTCCAAGAAGGAGAAGCATTATATTTAGGGTCACCGTTTAATGATTTTATAGGGAAAATTACCTTGCCAAAAGATTTTAAAGTAATCAGTATCGAAAAGGATTCTTACGATAAGAATAGAGTAAAGCAAAACAGAGAACATGATGAATTATAA